From Candidatus Brocadiaceae bacterium, the proteins below share one genomic window:
- a CDS encoding pyridoxal phosphate-dependent aminotransferase, translating into MELSRVAREVQASATLAITAKAKQLKDNGVDVIGFGAGEPDFDTPENIKNAAITAIKEGFTKYTPTAGTTELKMAICEKLYKDNTLRYNPSQIIVSAGAKQAIANIILALCEKGDEVIIPAPYWVSYPEMVVMSGATPVFLKTTDKEGFKITIESLKKALTSKSKILIMNSPSNPTGMIYSEKELREITNFVVAKGLFIISDEIYEKILFDDATHFSPASTNDECYKRVITVNGFSKAYSMTGWRLGYAAGPEELIKAATKIQDHTTSGANSITQKAGTEALKGPQNSVEEMRGAFDRRRKYIVERLNKIKGISCLTPQGAFYVFPKVSDLYGKQLEKQTVTNSFELVTLLLEKANIAFVPGAPFGSDDYIRISYATSVENIEKGMDRFEKFLES; encoded by the coding sequence ATGGAACTATCTAGAGTTGCGCGGGAGGTACAGGCTTCGGCGACACTTGCCATCACCGCGAAAGCAAAACAACTAAAGGACAATGGTGTAGATGTTATCGGTTTCGGCGCAGGCGAACCGGATTTTGATACTCCGGAAAACATTAAAAATGCCGCAATAACAGCCATTAAAGAAGGGTTTACGAAATATACCCCTACGGCAGGCACAACCGAGCTGAAAATGGCAATTTGCGAAAAACTTTACAAAGACAATACATTGCGATACAATCCCTCGCAAATTATTGTGTCTGCAGGAGCAAAACAGGCTATTGCTAACATAATTCTTGCTTTATGTGAAAAGGGAGACGAAGTGATTATTCCTGCTCCCTACTGGGTTAGTTATCCGGAAATGGTAGTGATGTCAGGAGCAACCCCGGTATTTCTTAAAACTACAGACAAAGAAGGTTTTAAGATTACTATCGAGTCTCTGAAAAAGGCGCTCACCTCAAAATCTAAAATACTCATTATGAACAGCCCCTCGAATCCTACAGGCATGATTTATTCAGAGAAAGAATTACGGGAGATCACAAATTTTGTTGTTGCGAAAGGGCTCTTCATTATTTCTGATGAAATTTATGAAAAGATATTGTTTGACGATGCAACGCATTTTAGTCCCGCTTCAACAAATGATGAGTGCTATAAGAGGGTTATAACAGTAAACGGGTTTTCAAAGGCATATTCAATGACCGGCTGGCGCCTTGGCTATGCAGCAGGCCCAGAAGAGCTTATCAAGGCAGCAACGAAGATTCAGGATCATACCACTTCAGGCGCAAACTCCATTACACAAAAGGCCGGCACGGAAGCACTCAAAGGACCGCAGAATTCCGTTGAAGAAATGAGAGGCGCATTTGACAGGCGTCGGAAATATATTGTCGAACGACTTAACAAAATAAAAGGAATATCATGCTTGACGCCACAGGGGGCATTTTATGTATTCCCAAAGGTATCGGATCTTTATGGAAAGCAGCTCGAAAAGCAAACGGTAACAAATTCTTTCGAATTAGTAACATTGTTGCTTGAAAAGGCCAATATCGCATTTGTTCCAGGCGCGCCTTTTGGTTCGGATGACTATATAAGGATTTCCTATGCAACATCTGTTGAAAATATCGAAAAAGGAATGGACCGTTTTGAAAAATTCTTAGAGAGTTGA
- a CDS encoding FAD-binding protein, whose protein sequence is MHKTIFSGEKQGEFIETLRRLIGKENVLSELEERVCYAYDGSKQKHKPEVVTRPRTTKHVSDILQFAYSHAIPVCPRGAGSGLTGGSVPVKGGITLDFTQMNQILEIIPENLTATVEPGVVTEVLQNEVAKYKLFYPPDPASVAFCTIGGNVAECSGGITGLKYGVTRDYILSLEVVLANGDIIHTGRKTLKSVTGYDLTRLFIGSEGTLGVFTKITVKLLPLPEKTETLLIYFATARDAITSASRIIANNILPRALEFMDKSSIDCVKGYNQQIQIPEEVGAVLLIDIDGNAASVGIEASSVERIVRENRAVTVLSAKDSRERTMLWDIRRAISPALYTIAPLRINEDICVPRESLLEMLERITDIQSRYTSLKVASFGHIGDGNIHVNVLYKKGDTQQKLAEEMIEEILRNAVELEGTISGEHGIGNVKAKYLSMEIPPQELQIMKDIKKLLDPKGILNPGKIFCDTLDENKYLRT, encoded by the coding sequence ATGCACAAAACCATTTTTTCAGGAGAAAAACAGGGAGAATTTATTGAGACGCTCCGCCGTCTCATTGGAAAGGAAAATGTTCTCAGCGAACTCGAAGAACGCGTCTGTTATGCATATGACGGCTCGAAACAGAAACACAAACCGGAAGTTGTAACACGACCCAGGACAACAAAGCACGTCTCAGATATTTTGCAGTTTGCTTATTCACATGCCATTCCGGTTTGCCCGCGTGGCGCAGGTTCAGGACTTACCGGAGGATCTGTTCCTGTAAAAGGCGGAATCACCCTGGATTTTACCCAAATGAATCAGATTTTGGAGATTATTCCTGAAAATCTTACTGCGACTGTGGAACCTGGTGTTGTCACCGAAGTTTTACAAAACGAGGTAGCTAAGTATAAACTCTTTTATCCGCCAGACCCTGCAAGCGTCGCCTTTTGCACGATCGGCGGAAACGTGGCGGAATGTTCCGGCGGCATTACGGGCTTGAAATATGGTGTTACAAGGGATTACATTTTATCCCTGGAAGTTGTTCTTGCCAATGGGGACATAATCCATACCGGTCGTAAGACTTTGAAAAGCGTTACGGGTTACGACCTAACACGGTTGTTTATTGGCTCAGAAGGAACCCTCGGTGTTTTTACAAAAATAACGGTAAAGCTGCTTCCTCTTCCGGAAAAAACAGAAACACTTTTGATTTATTTTGCTACGGCTCGGGACGCAATAACATCCGCCAGTAGAATTATAGCGAATAACATCCTGCCACGGGCACTGGAATTCATGGATAAATCCAGTATCGACTGTGTTAAGGGGTACAATCAGCAAATTCAAATACCTGAAGAGGTGGGCGCCGTTCTGCTCATAGACATCGATGGAAATGCGGCAAGTGTTGGCATTGAAGCCTCTTCTGTGGAGAGAATAGTTCGTGAAAATCGCGCTGTTACGGTCCTTTCCGCAAAGGATTCCCGGGAACGAACCATGCTTTGGGACATCCGTAGAGCAATATCACCCGCGCTTTATACCATTGCCCCATTGAGAATCAATGAAGACATTTGTGTTCCACGGGAATCTCTATTGGAAATGTTGGAAAGAATAACGGATATTCAAAGTCGTTATACCTCTTTAAAAGTGGCCTCCTTTGGCCATATAGGAGATGGTAATATTCATGTTAATGTTCTGTACAAGAAAGGAGATACGCAACAAAAGTTAGCGGAAGAAATGATAGAAGAAATCCTGCGTAACGCAGTTGAACTTGAGGGCACAATTTCAGGAGAACACGGCATCGGAAACGTAAAAGCAAAATATTTATCCATGGAAATACCACCACAGGAATTACAAATAATGAAAGACATTAAAAAGCTACTGGATCCCAAGGGGATTTTGAATCCAGGAAAAATTTTTTGTGATACTCTAGATGAAAATAAATACCTCCGAACGTAA
- a CDS encoding sugar transferase, with amino-acid sequence MILNYLVSKRQFILILGDLCVVNGSTLLSAFIRLGSVQGLDYLKSNTISFLLTGVIFLTTFFIGEQYRTGKDFKSIGNILSIIFLCACAFIISVVMFYLFWTLRIGRGVFIINGILITFSLIGWRILYSHLMAQPIFKRKTLIIGAGWAGKTIAKEIKKSKNAGLNVVGFLDDDPLKQGKTVAGIPVLGDRHILNTIIPSQDIHLVISAITHEKHAELIKSLINCSWNGIEIVDMPTIYEQLTGKIPFKHINDMWMLHVVISKPKLYGKLVKPVIERIIAIVLIVLLIPLFVIIAILIKRDSRGKVFYTQKRVGKDATRFTIVKFRTMVENAESETGITHATENDSRITKLGRLLRKYRMDEIPQLLNVVKGDMSLIGPRPERRFFIKEYEKKIPFYSQRLAVKPGLTGWAQVKYSYANSFEQTEEKLQYDLYYIKNMSFLLDLVVLLKTVQVVLFGSGK; translated from the coding sequence CTGTTCAAGGGTTGGATTACTTAAAAAGCAATACCATATCTTTTTTACTCACAGGAGTAATCTTCCTTACCACTTTTTTCATTGGAGAACAATACCGCACCGGCAAGGACTTTAAATCTATCGGCAATATTCTATCCATAATTTTCTTGTGTGCCTGCGCTTTTATCATTTCTGTTGTTATGTTCTATCTGTTCTGGACACTGAGAATTGGAAGAGGCGTCTTCATAATAAATGGAATCCTCATAACATTTTCTCTTATTGGATGGAGAATTCTCTACAGTCATCTGATGGCCCAGCCTATTTTCAAGAGAAAGACACTGATTATTGGCGCCGGCTGGGCCGGAAAAACAATAGCAAAGGAGATTAAAAAATCTAAAAACGCCGGATTAAACGTGGTCGGTTTTCTGGATGATGATCCCTTAAAACAAGGCAAAACCGTTGCAGGAATTCCCGTGCTTGGCGACAGACACATTTTAAACACTATTATTCCATCTCAGGACATACATCTTGTTATTTCTGCTATTACCCATGAAAAACATGCTGAATTGATAAAGTCATTAATCAATTGCTCCTGGAATGGTATAGAGATAGTGGACATGCCGACAATCTATGAACAACTTACCGGGAAAATACCGTTTAAGCATATTAATGATATGTGGATGCTGCATGTCGTTATCAGCAAACCAAAATTATATGGCAAATTAGTCAAACCGGTTATTGAACGCATTATTGCCATAGTTCTCATTGTATTGCTGATCCCTCTCTTTGTAATCATAGCTATTCTGATAAAGAGAGATTCTCGCGGCAAGGTTTTTTATACACAGAAACGTGTCGGAAAAGATGCCACCCGCTTTACCATAGTAAAATTCCGCACTATGGTAGAAAATGCGGAATCAGAAACAGGCATAACCCATGCGACAGAAAATGATTCCAGAATTACAAAACTAGGACGACTTTTACGAAAATATAGAATGGATGAAATTCCCCAGTTATTAAATGTGGTCAAGGGAGATATGAGCTTAATAGGTCCTCGCCCGGAAAGGCGCTTTTTTATAAAGGAATACGAAAAAAAAATACCTTTTTATTCCCAACGGTTAGCCGTCAAACCAGGATTAACAGGATGGGCACAAGTAAAGTATTCTTATGCAAACTCTTTTGAACAGACAGAAGAAAAACTGCAATATGATCTCTATTACATTAAGAATATGTCTTTCCTTCTGGACCTTGTCGTGTTGCTAAAAACAGTACAAGTTGTTTTGTTCGGTAGTGGAAAATAA